From one Musa acuminata AAA Group cultivar baxijiao chromosome BXJ2-6, Cavendish_Baxijiao_AAA, whole genome shotgun sequence genomic stretch:
- the LOC135613946 gene encoding polyamine oxidase 1-like: MSGISAAKTLSDAGVKDILILEATDRIGGRMRKASFTGLNVEVGANWVQGVNGLEMNPIWEMANKLHMRKFISDFRNISSNTYKENGGLYPRSKVDKVIEEADKVKSFGEKLSKSLPPSGHEDISILASQRLKDQVPSTALEMLMDYFNCDYEFAEPPRVTSLQNTVPLPTFANFGKEAYFVADQRGFESLVYDLAGQFLRTTKNSSIVDPRLLLGKVVRDIRHSTSGVTVTTEDGSFYNADYVIVSVSIGVLQSKLIKFKPDLPQWKNLAICQFGMSVYTKIFFKFPHKFWPDGEGTEHFLYASERRGYYPVWQHFEKQYPGANVLLVTVTDEESRRIEQQPDSQTKAEAMEVLRNMFGKHIPEATDILVPRWWSDRFFKGSFSNWPLGVNRYEYDQIRAPIGRVYFTGEHTSQHYNGYVHGAYLAGIDCANMMIKCVKYKTCEYKIKPKDSLQQNIFLYVLLTCMSLLFVTVVTYSPKVKNLGNKSHREKK, translated from the exons ATGTCTG GGATCTCTGCTGCGAAGACGCTATCAGATGCCGGCGTAAAGGACATATTGATCCTCGAGGCCACGGACCGCATCGGTGGCCGTATGCGTAAGGCTAGCTTCACAGGGTTGAACGTGGAGGTGGGAGCCAATTGGGTACAAGGAGTGAATGGCCTCGAGATGAACCCCATTTGGGAAATGGCCAATAAGCTCCACATGAGAAAATTCATCTCAGACTTTCGCAACATCTCCTCCAACACCTACAAAGAGAA TGGTGGGCTTTACCCAAGGTCCAAAGTCGATAAGGTTATCGAGGAGGCAGACAAGGTCAAGAGCTTTGGGGAGAAGCTCTCCAAATCCTTACCTCCCAGTGGTCATGAGGACATCTCCATTTTGGCATCTCAACGCTTGAAGGACCA GGTTCCCTCTACTGCGTTGGAAATGCTGATGGACTACTTCAACTGCGATTACGAGTTCGCGGAGCCACCACGGGTGACGAGTCTACAGAATACTGTTCCTTTGCCCACCTTTGCCAACTTCGGTAAGGAAGCCTACTTTGTGGCGGACCAACGAGGGTTTGAGAGTTTGGTGTATGACTTGGCTGGCCAGTTCCTAAGGACGACCAAGAACAGCTCCATTGTCGATCCTCGTCTCCTCTTAGGAAAG GTAGTGAGAGATATAAGACACTCTACGAGTGGTGTAACTGTTACCACCGAGGATGGatcattttacaatgcagattatgTAATCGTTTCAGTCAGTATTGGTGTTCTTCAGAGCAAGCTCATCAAGTTTAAGCCAGACTTGCCC CAATGGAAGAACCTCGCGATATGCCAGTTCGGTATGTCTGTGTACACCAAGATCTTTTTCAAGTTCCCTCATAAGTTTTGGCCCGATGGAGAAGGGACGGAACACTTTCTGTATGCCAGTGAAAGGAGAGGATACTATCCAGTGTGGCAG CATTTCGAGAAGCAATACCCAGGAGCCAATGTTCTATTGGTCACAGTAACAGATGAGGAATCAAGGAGGATAGAGCAGCAGCCAGACTCCCAAACAAAGGCAGAAGCCATGGAGGTCTTAAGGAACATGTTCGGCAAACACATTCCTGAGGCCACAGATATCCTCGTTCCCAGGTGGTGGTCTGATAGGTTCTTCAAGGGATCCTTCTCCAACTGGCCACTTGGTGTCAACCGATACGAGTATGATCAGATCAGg GCACCAATTGGAAGGGTTTATTTCACTGGCGAGCACACAAGCCAGCATTATAATGGTTACGTCCATGGTGCATATCTTGCAG GGATTGATTGTGCCAATATGATGATCAAGTGTGTCAAGTACAAGACCTGCGAGTACAAAATCAAGCCCAAGGATTCACTACAACAAAACATATTCCTATATGTGCTCCTCACCTGTATGTCCCTGTTGTTTGTAACTGTAGTAACATATAGCCCTAAGGTTAAAAACCTTGGAAATAAGTCACATcgtgaaaagaaataa